The DNA region GCTGCGGTGCGAGCTCGCTTGGGAACGGCCCGGCGCTTCGCTCATGCCAACGCCTGCTGAAGCGTCACGGCCCGCAAGGACTCGGCTTTCAGCCGGTCGAGCAGCAGCGGCAAGGTGGCCAGGATCACCGGCTGCCCATCGGGCGTGAGCGCGGCGTGGCCGTCGTGCATGAGCAGGATGTCGCCCGGGCCCAGCCCTCGGATCAGGCGCTGCAGCACCTGCTGCGGACGGCCGTCGCGCGTGTCGTAGGGCCGGCGGGTCCAGGCGGCCAGCTGCAGGTCAAGCCCGGCGAGCACCGGCTCCAGGAACGGGTTGCGCAGACCGGCGGTGGGCCGGAAAAACAGCGGGGCCTGGCCGGTGATGTCAGAAAGCGTGGCCTGGGCGGTCGCGACGTCGGTGCGCATGCGCCGGGGGCCGAAGAGGGAAAACGCGTTGGAGTGGGAGTCGCCGTGGTTCTCGACCCGGTGACCGCGCGCCACGATCTCGCGGCAGAGCGCCGGGTGTGCCCGCGCGCGCCAGCCGATGCAGAAAAAACTGGCCTGGGCGCCAGCCGCGTCCAGCAGGTCGAGCACGCGCGGCGTGACCTCTGGGTCGGGCCCGTCGTCTATGGTCAAGGCCAGTTCGCGCCGCGCCTGTGAGTGCGCCGGCAGGCGGGTGAGATTGGGGCCGAGCAGGCTGGA from bacterium includes:
- a CDS encoding polysaccharide deacetylase family protein → MSRPWTVPPAIKASALLHAGAALGTLAVPAVWPWALGAVALNHAVITVAGLLPRSSLLGPNLTRLPAHSQARRELALTIDDGPDPEVTPRVLDLLDAAGAQASFFCIGWRARAHPALCREIVARGHRVENHGDSHSNAFSLFGPRRMRTDVATAQATLSDITGQAPLFFRPTAGLRNPFLEPVLAGLDLQLAAWTRRPYDTRDGRPQQVLQRLIRGLGPGDILLMHDGHAALTPDGQPVILATLPLLLDRLKAESLRAVTLQQALA